DNA from Sorex araneus isolate mSorAra2 chromosome 6, mSorAra2.pri, whole genome shotgun sequence:
ccaggagtgaatattattcggagtcaattaattcccaagttacaaaagcatagcattaactgtcttccggtgtctatacaaaatgggacattgctctgaagtaaactatgcaaaatgacataagggaagaagaaaaagtaatttttcacttacaaataaaagATCAGAGATTTCTGAAGAAGTTGGTTTTACAAGTCACAgatactgcttaggggaaataaATAGGTTATTAacaggttggggaagagagcacagagaagttagagataaatacagaggaatggcagTGCCTTGTGAGCATTGTGAATGGAGTAATCCAACAAactcaagctccctgtggctagtgagaaaggacaaaccaatgttatcctacggaaggaagaaaggaagcaggaaggaaggaaggaaggaaggaaggaaggaaggaaggaaggaaggaaggaaggaaggaaggaaggaaggaaggaaggaaggaaggaagggagggagggagggagggagggagggaaggagggagagagggaaggagggagggaaggagggaggaagggaaggaggaagggaagcagtgagggagaaaggaaaggaaggaggaagggagggagagaagaaggaaggaagggaggagggagaaaaggagggagggagggatggaaagagggagggagaaagatagGGATGGAGAAAGGGAGTGGGGAGGCAGATAAATAGAGAGAGGAATTGCCACCATGCTGTGAATGTTACCCTTTACCATTATTATTTAGGGATATAACTCGTATCCCCTCTTTATTGAAAGGGCTTTCAGTGCATGTTTAAACTCATTTACTAATCAGCTTCATATATAATTCTTATTAATTATCAGATAACTTGATTAAACATGTAGGAAAGTATTCACTAGCTGGtttcaataaaatgatttatGGAGATCATTGGAACCCGAGACCCCTAACTTGCTAAGTATCGCTAATGAGATACTTCTCATTCTAAATCACAGAATTGCAATATGTCtgcacacacctgtgttcatcacagcattattaacaatagccaagaaacagcccaagtgcccagcgacagatgaatgggtaaagaaattgTGTAAATATAACAGTgggatactactcagctataaaaaagacaaaatcttgcaGTTCGCTGCTGCTTGGGGGGTCATGCTGAGCAGTGAGAAGAAGGACAAATTAAATGCCAATTCTCACTTACAGATGAAATATAATGAAACATAGAGGGGAACAGACAGCATGAATGACAACAGATCTTGAGATGCTCCCTGTGAAACTGAGTCAGCTCCCGGTGAGAAAGAGCACAAACATTTTGCACGGAGGAGCCTCATGTCCCTGCACCAGCCACTCAAGGAcaccaaacacctccaggagtgatacccaagcatccccaggtatgccccagccccagaaaaaaaaggtAAGACATACACAGGGCCAAGTGTGGGAACTTGGCCCTTGCTTGACCCATACCTGACCCGTACCCCcgttcagggaaatgcaaatcaagaccaCAATGAGATGACTGTCCACGACTGTTGCAGATTACAACCAGCAAAAGATAAGAAGCAGGActgacagagaagagaccagtgaGCGACCAGTaagacaatgacagttggaaatgaccactctggactaCTGAgggctgaaaggagataaagggatacacatgGTAACCCCtcagtgcctatattgcaaaccatgatgcccagaaggagagagagagagagagagagagagagagagagagagagagagaggggtgcctaccatagaggcaggctggggccatGGGTGGGGGTAGGCATGTGGGGAAGGTGACAGGAGGcaaacgggacattggtggtggggaatgtacacaggtgaagggatgggtgttggaatactgtatgactgtaacccaactatatgaacaactttgtaactgtgtatctcatggtgattcaatgaagaaggaggaggaggaagaagaggaggaggtggaggaggaggtggaggaggaggtggaggaggaggaggaagaggaggaagaagaggtggaggaggaggaggaagaagaggaggtgaaggaggaagaggaggaggtggaggaggaaaagaaggaggaggtggaggaggaggaagaggaggaggacgtggaggaggaggaagaagaggaggtggaggaggaggaagaagaggaggaggtggaggaggagaaggaagaggaggaggaggtggaggaagaagagaaggaggtggaggaggagaaggaagaggaggaggaggtggaggaggaagaggaggaggtggaggtggaggaggaaaaggaagaggaggaggaggtggaggaggaagaggaggaggtggaggaggaggaggaagaggaggaggaggtggaggaggaagaggaggaggtggaggaggaggaggaagaggaggaggaggaggaggaggtggaggaggaggaggaagaggaggaggaggtggaggaggagaaggaagaggaggaggaggtggaggaagaagagaaggaggtggaggagcagaaggaagaggaggaggaggtggaggaagaagagaaggaggtggaggaggagaaggaagaggaggaggaggtggaggaggaagaggaggaggtggaggaggaggaggtggaggaggaggaggaagaagaggaggaggtggaggaggaagaggaggaggtggaggaggagaaggaagaggaggaggaggtggaggaggaagaggaggaggtggaggaggagaaggaagaggaggaggaggatgtggaggaggaagaggaggaggtggaggaggagaaggaaggggaggaggaggtggagaaggaagaggaggaggaggtggaggaggagaaggaagaggaggaggaggaggaggagaaggggacaTCTGTCTGTTCCTATAAAGCACACTTTTGGAAGGGTGATTTAAGGGAGAGGTGTtttggtgctcaggtgctattcctggctctgtgctcaggacccccGGTGGTGCTTAAGGCACCATATGAAGCGGTAGGGGTCAAACAAGGATCCACCACATGCAAAGCGAAGACCTTAATCCATCTATTGCCTCTCCAGTCCCACCACAATGTCTTTATCCACCCACCAGTGGACACTCAGATTCTCTGATAGGGTTATGAAGATGTCACACGGTACATGGCGAGGCTCTGGAGCAGAGATCCTGCCAAGCCAGCATTTGTTGCCGTCAGACAAAAATCCAGAAGTGGAACCACTGGGTTCTAAAGCAGttcaactttcttttcttttcttttctttttttttttttttggctttttgggttacacctggcaatgctcaggggttccccctggccctgcactcagcgatcactcctggcggtgctcaggggactctatgggatgctggggaccaaacccaggtcagccaaatgcaaggtaaatgctctccccgctgttgTACTACAGCTCCGGCCCCAGTTCTACCTTCAGTGCTATTTCTCTTTTCCAATTTTGGAGCCATATCCATTCTCCATTCCACAGCAGCTGCGCCAGTGCACAATCCCGCCAAGAGCACCCAAGGGTTCCCTGCTCTCCACACCCTAGTCAGCACAGCTTGTCTTGACTGTTCTTGTCCTGCCTTCAAAGCGCAGGTCAGTTTTAGTTCACTGTATTGTCACAATAACTCTATAAATTAACTCTAGAAATAACTATAAATTAACTACTATTATCCTCCTACtgaagaagcactgtagcactgtcgtccccttgttcatcgatttgctcgagcgggctccagtcatgtctccatggtgagacttgttactgtttctggcatatcaaatacgccatggggagcttcccaggctctgccgagtgggctccatactcttggtagcttgcctggctctccaagaggggcagaggaatcaaacccaggtcggcggtgtgcaaggcaaacgccctacccgctgtgctatcgctccagcactttatttatcatttaaatataagaattaaaacctggggctggagcgatagcacagcagggagggcgtttgccttgcatgctgccgacctgagtttgattcccagcatcccatagggtcccctgagcactgccaggagtgattcctgagtgcagagccaagagtaacgcctgtaaatcgccaggtgtgaccaaaaaagaaaaaaaaacaaaaacccaacaattAAAATCTGGCTCTGGAATGTGGGTGAAAGGGGGCGGGGCGTTGGCTGCGGGGAACAGCTGGATGCCTAGCATTTAGGAGACCTGGTTTCAAACCActgcattgcaaaaaaaaaatttttaaacacaattttacaattttagaaGGTAAAATACTCACCGCTGGACAccctcggggggtgggggtgggggcctgagCTCCCCTAGACAAGTCTGAAGAAAGtgttatttcattcattttatgcCTATTCCAAGTAACTGCTTTCCTACGTTTCCACGAACTTTGCATCAGGTTCAGGTACGGGTGTAAAACCCGGGAACAGTTTTCACCTGTCTGTTCTTCAGCCTGTTCTTCCCCGGGAAGCGGGAACAACGATCCTGCTTAGCGGCGGGACAATCGCTAGGAGGAGGGCGCCCCCGGGTGGCTGCAGGCTGACATGCAGCCAGATGCAGCGGTCCCAGAAAGGGTTCCAAAGACATTTCTTCTCTGACCTAGTGTCCGTCTCTAGGTGCAGGGAGAGGCTGTGCacatgtataaaaaaaaaaaaaaaaaggttaaaaacaaaaaacaaaaacctatagcAGGGTCTTTTTTAacaacttcttaaaaaaaaatttattttggctttttggggtcacacccggtgatgctcaggggttactcctggctctgcactcaggaattactcctagagatgctcaagggaccatatgggatgccggagatcgaacccgggtcggccggctgcatgcaaggcaaatgccctacctgctgtgctatcgttctggcccctttAGCGGGATCTTAATTTCATTATGTCCAATTGGGGGAGTTGCATGATCTTTCAAAcgtcttaatctttttttttttcctttatgggtcacaccctgcgatgctcaggggttactcctggctctgcactcaggaattacccctggtggttcttggaggaccctatgagatgctggggatcaaacccaggtcggccgcatgcaaggcaaatgccgtccctgttgtactaacactctggcccctgaatccttttttattaattgatttgaggttctgtgatatagttacaaaactatGGATAATTATGTACACATAATTCCATCACATCCATCACCACTGTACCCACCTCTCTTCCTCAAGGCCCCAGTGTTCCTCCACTTCAATcccaaccccctcacccccaaattcACGTGGTGTGGACCAGTTTTCTGATTGTGTTCCCCTTGGCCCTTTGTCAAGCCCTCACTGTGTGCCTCTAAGACCCACATAAGAGAGAAAGCACTCCGTAGCTgttcctgtctttctgactccacTCATCTGTGTTGTGGCAAATTGTATggctttgttctttcttagagctgtatagtattccactgtgtagacatACCACAGCTTTTTtatccccctaccccatccctcGTTCCACACACTTCtttatcatttattcattcattcactcattgaCTTCAATGAACAttggtgtgctgtgtgtgtgtgtgtgtgtgtttcattttgaATTCCTTGCTTACATccctttcaaattattttgtacTTTGAGGGTAGATGCCAGTAAGTGCTATCACTGTGTCACATGggagttttatttctgttttttgagaaatctccatattgctttcttaGAGGCTGAACCAAATGACATTCCCACCCGCAGTGGCTAAAGGTCCCTTTCTCATCACACCCCAATGCAGGCCTGCTCCCGGACTTTTTGTTACGTGCAGCCCTCACTGGGTGTGAGATGGTGTACATCAGTGTTCCTCTGACTGGCATTCCCCTCGGCACAAGTGATGAGCACGTCTTCCTATGTTGTTTGGAGTCCGTGGTCGTGAGAGATGAAAGTAATTTGATGCCAATGaaattaactgtagcactgtcatcccgttgttcatcgatttgctcaagcaggcaccagtaacgtctccacccactgtgatatcgcttcaatccatggacacagtaagagatacattaagcttatagggtggctctcctggggacatctcgatatagatctcagactacagtgctcaggccagattactctTTCCTAACAGGGTCTTAattcagttgttactctttggatcatgacagaatttgtccatgaccatgctctaaacttatagttaagtattatggcactttggcctggcccatttcaatgccagggttgctcacagcttgccttgggtccatccagtccctcgtcaggaccacgctttgggggtgctaggaactaaggacaactgaggcttaagtcgagaaaataGATGCCCAAAGTGAATATCGttcgaagtcaattaactcccaaattacaaaagcatagcattaactgtctttctgtgtctatacaaaaaggacattgcactgAAGTAAACTACACAAAatataagggaaggagaaaagcagtatttcacttacaaacacAAATCAACAGTCTGAtctggggataaaggtgattgaccagttgggaaagcagagcacagagaggttaaagataaacatacaggaatgggagtgcctcgggagcactgtgatggatgtaaCCTAATAAATCTAAGCTCActgaggccagggagaaaggacaaaccaatgttattggaagttttttgtttctaaaccacacccagcagtgctcagagcttactcctggctctgctctatgttcagggatcactcccggcaggttcaggggaccgtaaTATTGGCACCAGGGAAAGAACCAGATCAGCACATCCAAGACAAACACACCAGGCACTGTTAACTGTACCaacaaataattgaaataaacGGGGGTCAAAGGCAGAGTTCAGAAGGtgcaaccttggttcaatccctgatcccTCTGAGCATGGCTccaaaactttaataaaatattccccctaaagactttttttttttaatatcaacgGAATCAGTAAGGTATGCAGGTGGGCTCAGAACCACGATCACACAGTCTCAACTTCTTCAAGGCCTGTTTCTTAAAAATTCAGGAATTTTCAAATTATCCTTGACTACCTACTGGTCCACTTCTACTGGATCCTAGAGAGTGAAGGCCCGGGGATCTGACACAGAGGGCAAAACACACACCTGACATGTTGGGGCCCCAAGCCCAGTCTGGCTCCTGTGGACCTCCTCACACCCTGCAGGACTCcggggagcccccagcactgcggggaTGGTCTGGTGACCCCCTGTAGCACCAGGAGAGGCCCGGGCCCCTCAGCCCTGCTTGAGAAGCCTCCTTACAATTACTTAGGGGGGTTAGGGGTAGGTTGCCCAGGATGTCGGTGACCCCACCGGTTAATTCTTGGCCAAACAGTGGGCAGTGcaatggggggtaggggggtcctGCAGCCTTAGGGACACCAGGGCAAACCTGGTGTTTCTGGGGGTTCCAATGCTgcacccagcgaggctcaggggacactcGATGCCGGGAACTGGACCCAAGTCGGGCGCAGGCCCCATGGACCATCTCCCAGgcctcccccggccccgcccccaaattaaaacaagattAAATAGAAAAACCAGACCGCAGACaccttttcccttattttttaatACCATTATTGCACCATTACAGCATactctttatatacatatatcttaaaCTTCATTTTCAGCTCTTCGGCAATtcaaatacataatatattatcaTCTCGAGAATACAAAGAACACAACAGCGGAGGAAGATTGAGAAAAATAGGTTCCCCGTCGTCGGTCACGAGCCAGTCTGTGGACTGCGCCCTTAGTGTTTGCGCCTGGCATTCTGCGAAGCCCTGCCCGGGCGCTCCAGGGAGAGCGCGCGGGGCCGCCGGGAAGGGGaggcaatgaaaataaatggacCCCAAGTGACAAGTGTCGAGAGAAGGACTCCAGGAGAGGGAACAGACTCAGAAATGAGGGGCCTCCCGGGGCATGCGGGCGTCCGCACCCACACGGGGTCCCTCTGTCTGGTCCTCAGAACAACTGGCGCCTGCTCGCCTGAGGGAGGGGACGCTCAGCTGAGGGAGGGAACGATCAGCTGAGGGAGGGAACGATCAGCTGAGGGAAAGATCAGCTGAGGGAGGGAACAACCAGCTGAGGGAGGGAACAACCAGCTGAGGGAAAGATCAGCTGAGGGAGGGAACAACCAGCTGAGGGAGGGAACATCAGCTGAGGGGAGGGAAGCTCAGCTGAGGGAGGGAACAATCAGCTGAGGGAGGAAACGCTTCACAGGCTTCACAGCATCTGACAGGAATGGGGATGGAGGGGTAGGGGAAGCACGGGGAGGGCGATTCACGTCGGGGGACACGTGCCTGGGCCACCCTGAGGCGGGGCCACTTCCCGCCAGCGTCAGAAACGCCTGGCCAGGGGCTGGCAGCCCGGTGAAGGAGCCCCACGAGGGGGAAACTCCCAGGCTCGGGCGAAGAGGCCGCTTGGGCACAGACCAGCCTTCAGTCCCCTCAACCTCTCGGCCGGGTGGCGAAGCCTCGAAACCccgcagttgggggtggggggccaagaATGGGGCAAGCAGCGCGCCCCGCTGAGCTGCACGCACGCGGAGGGCAAGGAAGTAAACATCTCTCTAGAGCGCGGGCTCGGGAGCACGGCGGGGACCCCCTCAGCCGCGCCTCAGAAACGCCCACGGCGCAGGGGGCCGCCTGCACGACCCTCCGGCAcggggagagacagaagcagagcagaggccagaggccggcagcctggggagggggcgcgccCTGCTTTAACACCCAGGCCCCACCCACGTCCGCGCTCAGAGTCCCTCACGGTCGGGGGAAAGGAAGGCTCGAGGCGTCCGTGCGCCCCCACTGCGACTGCTGAGAGCGACCCTGGGGGGCGCGCTCGGGTGGGGGCTGGATTCTGAAACGAGTCGGAGGGTCTGaacgagggagggaggaacgTCTGCGACAGAGGCCCGGtggccgccccacccccccaccacgcACTTGCGGGGGCCCTGGAGCCCCGCAGCCCGCCCCCCTCACCGTGGAGGGCCCGCCCTTCCCTGCCTTGGTCAGAACAGGACACGCGATCggtttgttttttcttggctGCACGGCAAGGGAAGAacacaggacgtgagcgcgctggGCTGGTGGAGAAGCGGCGAGAGGCTGTCCGGAGGGCgggtgctggggagggcgggggcctgACTTCCCTCACGGATCGGGGCCCTCAAGGTCTTCTTCCAGTCCATCCGCAACGACGTCCCGCAACGCTGTTCAGAACTGGACCCAGTTGGACGGCTGAGGGGCCTGGTTTGGAACCGAGCTGCAAGGCGGGAGGGGAGAGCGCCCAGGACACACCGTCAGGCGCGTCAGGTGCCTGCAGGGCCCGGCCAGGACCGGAAGGGTCGGCCCCACGCAGAGCCCGCTGTGATgactagttcttttttatttatttatttttttttttttttgctttttgggtcacacccggtaacgcacaggggttactcctggctctgcactcaggaattactcctggcggtgctcaggggaccatatgggatgctgggaattgaacccaggtcggccgcgtgcaaggcaaacgccctccccattgtgctatcgctccagcccctcagtgactAGTTTTGTCGGTGCCATGGCCCAGCTAGAGGTGAAATTCTGCAGTTAATCACGCACTGCCCACAGAAAGCTGCGGTTGCGCTGGGGCCCGGGCTCGGGCTGAGAAGGGCATGTCCTGTGTGTGAGGAGGTCCCGAGCTTCACCCCAGCACCAGCAAAAAAACAGGTCCTGCCTCAGAATTTCTGCTgctgaactcctggctctgcactcaggaattactcctggcggtgctcaggggaccatatgggatgctggggattgaacccggttgtctgcgtgcaaggcaaacacccta
Protein-coding regions in this window:
- the LOC129405897 gene encoding basic proline-rich protein-like, whose product is MSPSPPPPPPLPSPPPPPPPLPSPPPPPLPSPPPPPPLPPPHPPPPLPSPPPPPPLPPPPPPPLPSPPPPPPLPPPPPPLLPPPPPPPPPPPPPLPPPPPPPLPSPPPPPSLLPPPPPPLPSAPPPPSLLPPPPPPLPSPPPPPPPLPPPPPPPPPPPPLPPPPPPPPLPPPPPPPLPPPPPPPPLPPPPPPPLPFPPPPPPPPLPPPPPPPLPSPPPPPSLLPPPPPPLPSPPPPPPLLPPPPPPLLPPPPRPPPLPPPPPPPSFPPPPPPLPPSPPLLPPPPPPLLPPLPPPPPPPPPPPPPPPPLLPPPPPRPPPLPLPPPSPPLPPPPPSPSPPSPPPPSLSPPPPPPPPPPPPSFSSPPPPPPPPPPPPPPPPPPPPPPPSPSPSPPSPPPPSLSPPPPPPPPPSPSPPPPPPPPPPPPPPPPPPPPPPPPPPPSPSPSPSPSPPPPPPPPPPPPPPPPPPPPLPPPPPPPPPPPPPPPPPPPPPPPPPPPLPP